A stretch of the Lolium perenne isolate Kyuss_39 chromosome 3, Kyuss_2.0, whole genome shotgun sequence genome encodes the following:
- the LOC127346113 gene encoding zinc finger CCCH domain-containing protein 33-like, producing MCPGLRTATAAMAPSSRQEQQQPSSYLLELAADDDLQGFRRAVQDDNLSLVASSSWYGPSPRANNALALHLRTPAMVAALYGSTHVLSYVLSIAPSEAARASATDGATPLLLANAGRAPSAPAAARLLLAAGASPSPSTLLPHHRPTSPPKQPSSPERKKKDYSSSTTTNPATPTEDINAGVFATDEFRMYSFKVNPCSRAYTHDWTECPFAHPGENARRRDPRRRNYTCVPCPDFRRDPAACRKGDACEFAHGVFESWLHPAQYRTRLCKDEVGCPRRICFFAHGARQLRAVNPSAASMSSESANFSSDKSAFSSSPPPPAPSRRPALTASLSARDLDYDADHYATTTRRMMMARATSPPGYSPDLDFDTTTSRRMMAARANSPPGYSPDLVAAYAQALSSLQHQQQQARNSKPLNSRAAAFANRSQTFVHRSPAPAPSPAPRSFASPSSVLDNWGSPDGKLDWGVQAQAPAAELRKSTSFGVGGRPHASVRRDQDMYSWLNDGGGDVLAAARWSDLEQMVA from the coding sequence ATGTGTCCAGGCCTccgcaccgccaccgccgccatggccccgtccTCCAGgcaggagcagcagcagccgTCCTCCTACCTCCTCGAGCTGGCCGCCGACGACGACCTCCAGGGCTTCCGCCGCGCCGTGCAGGACGACAACCTCTCCCTCgtcgcctcctcctcctggtacggcCCCTCCCCCAGGGCCAACAACGCCCTCGCCCTCCACCTCCGCACGCCCGCCATGGTCGCCGCGCTCTACGGCAGCACCCACGTCCTCTCCTACGTCCTCTCCATCgccccctccgaggccgcccgcgcctccgccaCCGACGGCGCCACCCCGCTCCTCCTCGCCAACGCCGGCCGCGCCCCctccgcccccgccgccgcccgcctcctcctcgccgccggcGCCTCCCCCTCCCCCTCAACCCTCCTCCCCCACCACCGCCCCACTAGCCCCCCCAAACAACCCTCCTCCCCGGAAAGAAAAAAGAAGGActactcctcctccaccaccaccaaccccgCCACCCCGACCGAGGACATCAACGCCGGCGTCTTCGCCACCGACGAGTTCCGCATGTACAGCTTCAAGGTGAACCCCTGCAGCCGCGCCTACACGCACGACTGGACCGAGTGCCCCTTCGCGCACCCGGGCGAGAACGCGCGCCGCCGCGACCCGCGCCGCCGCAACTACACCTGCGTCCCCTGCCCGGACTTCCGCCGCGACCCCGCCGCCTGCCGCAAGGGCGACGCCTGCGAGTTCGCGCACGGCGTCTTCGAGTCCTGGCTCCACCCCGCGCAGTACCGCACCCGGCTCTGCAAGGACGAGGTCGGCTGCCCGCGCCGCATCTGCTTCTTCGCGCACGGCGCGCGCCAGCTCCGCGCCGTCAACCCCTCCGCCGCGTCCATGTCCTCCGAGTCGGCGAACTTCTCCTCCGACAAGTctgccttctcctcctccccgCCGCCACCCGCGCCCTCCAGGAGGCCCGCCCTCACGGCCTCGCTCAGCGCCCGGGACCTCGACTACGACGCCGACCACTACGCCACCACCACCCGCAGGATGATGATGGCCAGGGCCACCTCGCCCCCGGGCTACTCGCCCGACCTCGACTTCGACACCACCACCAGCCGCAGGATGATGGCGGCCAGAGCGAACTCGCCCCCGGGATACTCGCCCGACCTCGTCGCCGCCTACGCCCAGGCGCTCTCCTCCCTCCAACACCAGCAACAGCAGGCGCGCAACAGCAAGCCGCTCAACTCCCGCGCCGCCGCGTTCGCCAACCGGAGCCAGACATTCGTGCACCGCTCCCCCGCCCCGGCTCCATCCCCGGCCCCGCGCTCCTTCGCGTCACCGTCCTCCGTGCTCGACAACTGGGGCTCGCCGGACGGGAAGCTCGACTGGGGCGTGCAGGCGCAGGCGCCGGCCGCCGAGCTGCGCAAGTCCACGTCTTTCGGGGTCGGCGGCAGGCCGCACGCGTCCGTCAGGCGGGACCAGGACATGTACTCTTGGCtcaacgacggcggcggcgacgtcctcgCGGCGGCTCGCTGGTCGGACCTGGAGCAGATGGTGGCCTGA
- the LOC127346114 gene encoding protein IQ-DOMAIN 2 yields MGKKPKWLGAVKKVFSPESKDEKLRRRFAATGGASASAPYPPDLTPSASLEAHASALPPADTDDFDYEPHVVPAPVPVPAPVPVAVIQEEQQRHEHQQHEHAAPATEALPVAAPEAAVVASSSFSEEIAATKIQTAFRGHLARRALRALKGLVRLKSLVEGHSVKRQATSTLRCMQTLSRVQSKIRTRRIKMSEENQALQRQLLLNQELESLRMGDQWNTSLQSKEQIEAGLVSKQEAAARRERALAYAFSHQWKSTSRSTNPMFVDPNNPHWGWSWLERWMAARPAGEGRNGTSEKESNTDRMSVNSTSLNLSEGGEITKVDSRLDSNPDKPSPTTPKPSRPAPSRQSPATPSSSGASPALASKKSTTPKNGACVPGGDDDAKSVFSVQSERPRRHSIGTSSVRDDASLSGSSPSSVPSYMVPTKSARAKTRLQSPVAKESTTETLEKGWSSVGSVKKRLSFPAGVAPSPPPRRRHSGPPKVPQATVESNAE; encoded by the exons ATGGGGAAGAAGCCCAAGTGGCTGGGCGCCGTCAAGAAGGTCTTCAGCCCCGAATCCAAGGACGAG AAATTACGGAGGAGAtttgccgccaccggcggcgcCAGCGCCAGCGCGCCGTACCCGCCGGATCTGACGCCCTCCGCCTCCCTGGAGGCCCACGCTTCAGCTCTCCCGCCTGCCGACACCGACGACTTCGACTACGAGCCTCATGTTGTTCCTGCTCCAGTCCCAGTCCCAGCCCCCGTACCAGTCGCGGTGATTCAAGAGGAGCAGCAGCGACATGAGCACCAACAGCACGAGCATGCCGCGCCAGCTACGGAGGCACTCCCTGTTGCTGCGCCAGAGGCCGCCGTCGTGGCCTCCTCTAGCTTCTCGGAGGAAATTGCCGCAACCAAGATCCAGACCGCCTTCCGAGGTCACCTG GCAAGGAGGGCACTGCGAGCATTAAAAGGGCTCGTCAGGTTGAAGTCACTGGTTGAAGGCCACTCTGTTAAGCGCCAGGCCACGAGCACGCTTCGTTGTATGCAGACTCTCTCCCGAGTCCAGTCCAAGATACGTACAAGGAGGATCAAGATGTCTGAGGAGAACCAGGCTCTTCAGCGTCAGCTCTTGTTGAATCAGGAACTTGAGAGTCTAAGG ATGGGAGATCAGTGGAACACCAGCCTGCAATCCAAGGAGCAAATTGAGGCTGGCCTCGTAAGCAAGCAAGAGGCTGCAGCTAGAAGAGAAAGAGCACTTGCATATGCATTTTCCCACCAG TGGAAGAGTACCTCGAGGTCTACGAACCCGATGTTTGTGGATCCAAACAACCCGCACTGGGGCTGGAGTTGGCTGGAGCGATGGATGGCAGCGAGGCCTGCAGGCGAGGGTCGCAATGGGACGAGCGAGAAAGAGAGCAACACTGATCGCATGTCAGTCAATAGTACCAGCTTGAACCTCAGTGAAGGCGGGGAGATTACAAAGGTTGATAGCCGCTTGGACTCCAACCCTGACAAGCCCTCCCCCACAACTCCGAAACCATCCCGTCCTGCGCCCTCCAGGCAGTCCCCTGCAACACCCTCAAGTAGTGGGGCATCGCCGGCACTGGCAAGCAAGAAGAGCACAACACCAAAGAATGGCGCGTGCGTACCTGGGGGTGACGATGACGCGAAAAGCGTGTTCAGTGTCCAGTCTGAACGGCCCCGGAGGCACAGCATTGGCACATCTTCCGTGCGTGACGACGCGAGCCTGTCAGGCTCTTCCCCATCGTCGGTACCTAGCTACATGGTGCCGACGAAGTCGGCCAGGGCAAAGACCCGTCTCCAGAGCCCGGTGGCCAAGGAGAGCACTACTGAAACACTGGAGAAAGGCTGGTCGTCTGTTGGTTCTGTGAAGAAGAGGCTGTCATTTCCAGCTGGAGTGGCGCCATCACCGCCGCCAAGGAGGCGGCATTCTGGCCCTCCCAAGGTACCACAGGCAACCGTTGAAAGCAACGCTGAATGA